The following proteins come from a genomic window of Corallococcus sp. NCRR:
- a CDS encoding electron transfer flavoprotein subunit beta/FixA family protein — protein MKILVTAKRVEDPESKIKVKPDGSDIVKEGLKYKINPFDEIGVEEGLRLAAKHTGEVVVVSIGGKEVQEQLRHALAMGANRAIWVNHTGPLDQLGIAGLLQKVAEKEKPDIVLLGKQSIDDDQNQVGQYLAEFLGWGQATFASKVESLESDQEKNKVPAVVLSADKKSVQVVREVDNGLATLEVQLPAIVTTDLRLNQPRYASLPGIMKAKSKPIEELTPAGLGVDVAPKIQVLKLASPPARKAGIKVPDVATLVEKLHNEAKVV, from the coding sequence GTGAAGATTCTCGTCACCGCCAAGCGCGTGGAAGATCCCGAGTCGAAGATCAAGGTGAAGCCGGACGGCTCGGACATCGTGAAGGAGGGGTTGAAGTACAAGATCAACCCCTTCGATGAAATCGGCGTGGAAGAGGGCCTGCGCCTCGCGGCGAAGCACACCGGCGAGGTGGTGGTGGTCTCCATTGGCGGCAAGGAGGTGCAGGAGCAGCTGCGCCACGCGCTGGCCATGGGCGCCAACCGCGCCATCTGGGTGAACCACACGGGCCCGCTGGATCAGCTGGGCATCGCGGGGCTGCTCCAGAAGGTCGCGGAGAAGGAGAAGCCGGACATCGTCCTCTTGGGCAAGCAGTCCATCGACGATGACCAGAACCAGGTGGGCCAGTACCTGGCCGAGTTCCTGGGCTGGGGCCAGGCCACGTTCGCCTCCAAGGTGGAGTCGCTGGAGAGCGACCAGGAGAAGAACAAGGTCCCGGCGGTGGTGCTGTCCGCGGACAAGAAGAGCGTCCAGGTGGTGCGTGAAGTGGACAACGGGCTGGCGACCCTGGAGGTCCAGCTGCCCGCCATCGTCACCACGGACCTGCGCCTGAACCAGCCGCGCTACGCCAGCCTCCCGGGCATCATGAAGGCGAAGAGCAAGCCCATCGAGGAGCTGACCCCGGCGGGCCTGGGCGTGGACGTGGCCCCCAAGATTCAGGTGCTCAAGCTGGCGTCGCCCCCGGCGCGCAAGGCGGGCATCAAGGTGCCGGACGTGGCCACCCTGGTGGAGAAGCTGCACAACGAGGCGAAGGTCGTCTGA
- a CDS encoding acyl-CoA dehydrogenase family protein: MDFQLSENQRALQDAARKYARDVVRPKAPHYDETSDFPKDLISAAFELGLLNMAIPSEYNGVGLTHLEQVIVCEELAWGCAGVATSLIANDLANLPIILHGTDDQKKRLLAPFGEKLKLSCFCLTEPAAGSDVAAMGTTARREGDEYVLNGSKCFITNAGYADQFTVFATLDKGKKHKGITCFVVEGRPQGLTTGKHENKMGQRASNTTTVTFDEVRVPVANRIGEEGEGFKIAMATLDNSRPLTASISIGIARAALEHSLEYSAQRQTMGKPIREHQAVQFMLAEMAMNTHAARLLTYESAQVLDEGQRNTLQSSYAKCFAADMAMKVATDAVQVFGGYGYMKEYPVEKLMRDAKLIQVYEGTSQVQRLVIAKELFR; the protein is encoded by the coding sequence ATGGATTTCCAGCTCAGCGAAAACCAGCGCGCCTTGCAGGACGCCGCGCGCAAGTACGCCCGTGACGTGGTGCGCCCCAAGGCCCCGCACTACGACGAGACCTCCGACTTCCCCAAGGACCTCATCTCCGCGGCCTTCGAGCTGGGCCTGCTGAACATGGCCATCCCGTCCGAGTACAACGGCGTGGGCCTGACGCACCTGGAGCAGGTCATCGTGTGCGAGGAGCTGGCGTGGGGCTGCGCGGGCGTGGCCACCTCCCTCATCGCCAACGACCTGGCCAACCTGCCCATCATCCTCCACGGCACGGACGACCAGAAGAAGCGCCTGCTGGCCCCGTTCGGGGAGAAGCTCAAGCTCAGCTGCTTCTGCCTCACGGAGCCCGCCGCGGGCTCGGACGTGGCGGCCATGGGCACCACCGCGCGCCGCGAGGGTGACGAGTACGTCCTCAACGGCAGCAAGTGCTTCATCACCAACGCCGGCTACGCGGATCAGTTCACCGTGTTCGCCACGCTGGACAAGGGCAAGAAGCACAAGGGCATCACCTGCTTCGTCGTGGAGGGCCGTCCGCAGGGGCTCACCACCGGCAAGCACGAGAACAAGATGGGCCAGCGCGCCAGCAACACCACCACCGTCACGTTCGACGAGGTGCGTGTCCCTGTCGCCAACCGCATCGGTGAAGAGGGCGAGGGCTTCAAGATCGCCATGGCCACGCTGGACAACAGCCGCCCGCTGACGGCGAGCATCTCCATTGGCATCGCCCGCGCGGCGCTGGAGCACTCGCTGGAGTACTCCGCGCAGCGCCAGACGATGGGCAAGCCCATCCGCGAGCACCAGGCCGTCCAGTTCATGCTGGCGGAGATGGCCATGAACACCCACGCCGCGCGCCTGCTCACCTACGAGAGCGCGCAGGTGCTGGATGAGGGACAGCGCAACACCCTCCAGTCCAGCTACGCGAAGTGCTTCGCCGCGGACATGGCCATGAAGGTCGCCACGGACGCGGTGCAGGTGTTCGGCGGCTACGGCTACATGAAGGAATACCCCGTGGAGAAGCTGATGCGCGACGCCAAGCTCATCCAGGTCTACGAGGGCACGAGCCAGGTGCAGCGCCTGGTCATCGCGAAGGAACTGTTCAGGTAG
- the fsa gene encoding fructose-6-phosphate aldolase — protein MKFFIDSADVGEIRKAHEMGCVDGVTTNPSLLAKVGRNLEETIREICSIVDGPISAECVSLTAPELIKEGQGLAKIHDNVVVKIPMGVEGMKAVKALTADGIRTNVTLCFSANQALLCAKAGATYVSPFVGRLDDISQDGMELIAHILEIYQNYDFTTQVLVASVRNPVHVLQAARLGADVATLPYNVITQLANHPLTDAGIQKFLADWEKVPKQGKPAGK, from the coding sequence ATGAAGTTCTTCATCGACAGCGCGGACGTCGGCGAAATCCGCAAGGCCCATGAGATGGGCTGCGTGGACGGCGTCACCACCAACCCGTCACTGCTGGCCAAGGTCGGCCGCAACCTGGAGGAGACCATCCGGGAGATCTGCTCCATCGTGGACGGTCCCATCAGCGCCGAGTGCGTGTCGCTGACGGCCCCGGAGCTCATCAAGGAAGGCCAGGGCCTGGCGAAGATCCACGACAACGTCGTGGTGAAGATCCCCATGGGCGTGGAGGGCATGAAGGCCGTCAAGGCGCTGACCGCCGACGGCATCCGCACCAACGTCACCCTCTGCTTCTCCGCCAACCAGGCCCTGCTGTGCGCCAAGGCCGGCGCCACGTACGTGTCGCCCTTCGTGGGCCGGCTGGACGACATCTCCCAGGACGGCATGGAGCTCATCGCCCACATCCTGGAGATCTACCAGAACTACGACTTCACCACGCAGGTGCTGGTGGCCAGCGTGCGCAACCCCGTCCACGTCCTCCAGGCCGCGCGCCTGGGCGCGGACGTGGCCACGCTGCCCTACAACGTCATCACCCAGCTGGCGAACCACCCCCTCACCGACGCGGGCATCCAGAAGTTCCTCGCGGATTGGGAGAAGGTCCCCAAGCAGGGCAAGCCCGCCGGGAAGTAG
- a CDS encoding KpsF/GutQ family sugar-phosphate isomerase, with amino-acid sequence MGKAGHIGQKLSSTLASTGVRSVFLHPAEAVHGDLGRVGVGDVILALSNSGSTEELLRLLPLFKRMGTPVVALTGDADSALAKGAEVVLDIGRIEEACPMGLVPTASTAALHAVGDALAMTLLRSRPFGRDDYALLHPGGKLGRSVLRVFELMRTGPANPLVLDTARLSLAVVVMTNTPGRPGAACVVDRDGKLEGIFTDGDLRRLVERGHTDFEVPVREVMGKRPRCITPDTLVLTAAAQMRELRVDQLPVVDVEGRAVGLLDVQDLLAAKFV; translated from the coding sequence ATGGGGAAGGCGGGCCACATCGGCCAGAAGCTGTCCTCCACGCTGGCGTCCACCGGCGTCCGCTCCGTGTTCCTCCACCCCGCGGAGGCGGTGCACGGCGACCTGGGCCGCGTGGGCGTAGGCGACGTCATCCTCGCCTTGTCCAACAGCGGCAGCACGGAGGAGCTGTTGCGCCTGTTGCCCCTCTTCAAGCGCATGGGCACGCCGGTGGTGGCGCTCACGGGAGACGCGGACAGCGCGCTCGCGAAGGGCGCGGAGGTGGTGCTGGACATCGGCCGCATCGAAGAGGCCTGCCCCATGGGCCTGGTCCCCACCGCGTCCACCGCCGCGCTGCACGCCGTGGGCGACGCGCTGGCGATGACGCTGCTGCGAAGCCGCCCCTTCGGGAGGGACGACTACGCGCTGTTGCACCCGGGCGGGAAGCTGGGGCGCTCCGTGCTGCGCGTCTTCGAGTTGATGCGCACGGGCCCCGCGAACCCGCTGGTGCTGGACACCGCGAGGCTGTCCCTGGCGGTGGTGGTGATGACCAACACGCCGGGCCGGCCGGGCGCCGCGTGCGTGGTGGACCGCGACGGGAAGCTGGAGGGCATCTTCACGGACGGCGACCTGCGCCGGCTGGTGGAGCGGGGCCACACCGACTTCGAGGTGCCGGTGCGCGAGGTGATGGGCAAGCGCCCGCGCTGCATCACCCCGGACACGCTGGTGCTCACCGCCGCCGCGCAGATGCGCGAGCTGCGGGTGGACCAGCTGCCCGTGGTGGACGTCGAGGGCCGGGCGGTGGGCCTGCTCGACGTCCAGGACCTGCTGGCGGCGAAGTTCGTGTAG
- a CDS encoding tetratricopeptide repeat protein: MSLSLVLATTALLAAEPTSLPPGHPTIPPGTQASPAMGTGMGAGANAAPGALPPGHPTMPAGSPVAPGTPLPSGHPTVDTNKLPPSAEELMKQLDSSEGLREREKTFEIASSLGKLYYTNGRNAEALAYLGQAQAKADGVRSLFLASRKKLGKAAIPTPEAANCGFTPGQALDSMEAVAQARAKSGDAAGAASCALAALVPALDVDVLRGNALYLSGDSANALKAYARVLEIAPRHEEALYAHSALLFETQGEDLQALGAARQGFDAVVTANPESQRAPMARELSGRIAEIVKAGGRKKWLASRAADRKVRLSQSPAQAAALPSDAPRPLTPEMVDAVKNTERTPELEAGLTKLVEEGEEHLARGRYQEALANYTRVVPFQPENGRAKAGMAWALVGLGRPMGARVWGVALESDAGAVEKLGDTLLAKGDAKGARALWEKLAQDVPNYPNKAALQAKLSQ, encoded by the coding sequence ATGAGCCTGTCCCTCGTCCTGGCCACGACCGCGCTGCTCGCGGCCGAGCCCACCTCCCTGCCTCCCGGCCACCCCACGATTCCCCCTGGCACCCAGGCCTCTCCGGCGATGGGCACGGGCATGGGCGCTGGCGCCAACGCCGCCCCCGGCGCGCTGCCCCCCGGCCACCCCACGATGCCCGCGGGCTCCCCCGTGGCGCCGGGCACGCCGCTGCCGTCGGGCCACCCCACGGTGGACACGAACAAGCTGCCGCCCTCCGCCGAGGAGCTGATGAAGCAGCTCGACTCGTCCGAGGGCCTGCGCGAGCGGGAGAAGACCTTCGAGATCGCCTCGTCGCTGGGCAAGCTCTACTACACGAACGGCCGCAACGCGGAGGCGCTGGCCTACCTGGGCCAGGCGCAGGCCAAGGCGGACGGCGTGCGCTCGCTGTTCCTCGCGTCCAGGAAGAAGCTGGGCAAGGCCGCCATCCCCACCCCGGAGGCCGCGAACTGCGGCTTCACGCCGGGCCAGGCGCTGGACTCCATGGAGGCCGTGGCGCAGGCCCGCGCGAAGTCCGGTGACGCCGCGGGCGCCGCCTCGTGCGCGCTGGCCGCGCTGGTGCCCGCGCTGGACGTGGACGTGCTGCGCGGCAACGCGCTGTACCTGAGCGGTGACAGCGCCAACGCGCTGAAGGCGTACGCGCGCGTGCTGGAGATCGCGCCCCGCCACGAAGAAGCGCTCTACGCCCACTCCGCGCTGCTCTTCGAGACGCAGGGCGAGGACCTCCAGGCGCTGGGGGCCGCGCGCCAGGGCTTCGACGCGGTGGTGACGGCGAACCCGGAGTCCCAGCGCGCGCCCATGGCCCGCGAGCTGAGCGGGCGCATCGCGGAGATTGTGAAGGCGGGCGGTCGCAAGAAGTGGCTCGCCTCGCGCGCCGCGGACCGCAAGGTGCGCCTGTCCCAGTCCCCCGCGCAGGCCGCCGCGCTGCCTTCGGACGCGCCGCGCCCGCTGACGCCGGAGATGGTGGACGCGGTGAAGAACACCGAGCGCACGCCGGAGCTGGAGGCGGGCCTCACGAAGCTGGTGGAGGAGGGTGAGGAGCACCTGGCGCGAGGCCGCTACCAGGAGGCCCTGGCCAACTACACCCGCGTGGTGCCCTTCCAGCCGGAGAACGGCCGCGCGAAGGCGGGCATGGCCTGGGCGCTCGTCGGCCTGGGCCGTCCCATGGGCGCGCGCGTGTGGGGCGTGGCGCTGGAGTCCGACGCGGGCGCGGTGGAGAAGCTGGGCGACACGCTGCTCGCCAAGGGCGACGCGAAGGGCGCCAGGGCGCTCTGGGAGAAGCTGGCCCAGGACGTGCCCAACTACCCGAACAAGGCCGCGCTCCAGGCGAAGCTGTCGCAGTAG
- the folK gene encoding 2-amino-4-hydroxy-6-hydroxymethyldihydropteridine diphosphokinase, whose product MSATVYVGLGSNEGDRESHLVAALAAMSCIDAVSVLGCSSLYDSAPVGPAQPRFLNAVVALECDLTPQRLLCILQRIEQDLGRRRMQRWGPRTIDLDILLWDEEDHCVVADANLQVPHLELHKRRFALEPLAELAPDARHPVLGMTVQELLAKLAPQDVRKREALYWPDMGARFPVHEL is encoded by the coding sequence TTGAGCGCTACCGTCTATGTAGGACTGGGTTCCAACGAGGGCGACCGCGAGTCCCACCTCGTGGCCGCCCTCGCCGCGATGTCGTGCATCGACGCGGTGTCGGTGCTGGGCTGTTCCTCCCTCTATGACTCGGCCCCGGTGGGGCCCGCGCAGCCGCGCTTCCTCAACGCCGTGGTGGCGCTGGAGTGCGACCTGACGCCGCAGCGCCTGCTGTGCATCCTCCAGCGGATTGAGCAGGACCTGGGCCGCCGCCGGATGCAGCGCTGGGGCCCGCGCACCATCGACCTGGACATCCTCCTGTGGGACGAGGAGGACCACTGCGTCGTCGCGGACGCGAACCTCCAGGTGCCCCACCTCGAACTGCACAAGCGCCGCTTCGCGCTGGAGCCCCTGGCGGAGCTGGCCCCCGACGCCCGCCACCCGGTGCTGGGCATGACGGTGCAGGAGCTGCTCGCGAAGCTCGCCCCCCAGGACGTCCGCAAGCGCGAGGCCCTCTACTGGCCCGACATGGGCGCCCGTTTCCCCGTCCACGAACTATGA
- a CDS encoding fumarylacetoacetate hydrolase family protein, with protein sequence MTARYCRFQVEGRASYGRVDGNEVVVLTAAPWAGGKETGLRRSLQGLMLLTPSDASKVVCIGQNYRKHAEEMGKPIPTEPLIFTKPSTALNGPGAPIRIPKASQEVHHEAELALVISERLKNADEATAARAIWGLTCFNDVTARDIQRKEIQHTRAKGYDTFACAGPWAVTGLSPADLRVVCRVNGQVRQDGRTSDMVFSPARLVSFISHIMTLLPGDLVSTGTPSGVGALKAGDTVEVELEGIGTLVNPVEMEP encoded by the coding sequence ATGACCGCCCGTTACTGCCGCTTCCAGGTCGAGGGCCGCGCCAGCTACGGCCGCGTCGACGGCAACGAGGTGGTGGTGCTCACCGCCGCGCCGTGGGCCGGCGGCAAGGAGACCGGCCTGCGCCGCTCGCTCCAGGGGCTCATGCTGCTCACGCCCTCGGACGCGTCCAAGGTCGTCTGCATCGGCCAGAACTACCGCAAGCACGCGGAGGAGATGGGCAAGCCCATCCCCACGGAGCCGCTCATCTTCACCAAGCCCTCCACCGCGCTCAACGGCCCGGGCGCTCCCATCCGCATCCCCAAGGCGAGCCAGGAGGTCCACCACGAGGCGGAGCTGGCGCTCGTCATCAGTGAGCGCCTGAAGAACGCCGACGAGGCCACCGCCGCGCGCGCCATCTGGGGCCTCACCTGCTTCAACGACGTCACCGCGCGCGACATCCAGCGCAAGGAGATCCAGCACACCCGCGCCAAGGGCTACGACACCTTCGCCTGTGCGGGCCCCTGGGCCGTGACGGGCCTGTCCCCCGCGGACCTGCGGGTGGTGTGCCGGGTGAACGGACAGGTACGCCAGGATGGCCGCACGTCCGACATGGTGTTCAGCCCCGCCCGCCTGGTCTCCTTCATCTCCCACATCATGACGCTGCTGCCCGGCGACCTGGTGAGCACGGGCACCCCGTCCGGCGTGGGCGCGCTGAAGGCCGGGGACACGGTGGAGGTGGAGCTGGAGGGAATCGGAACCCTGGTGAACCCGGTTGAGATGGAGCCTTGA
- the dapB gene encoding 4-hydroxy-tetrahydrodipicolinate reductase encodes MTRTVITGISGRMGSTLVRLAKAASDLPVVGATVRPGSPLAGQDAGLVARLGSPLDVVAHDDLGRALDGAKADVVVDFTGPEATLHHAKVCAERGVALVVGTTGFTPEGRAQLQEHAKVIPIVAAPNMSVGVNLVIRMAAELARVLGPSFDVEVLEAHHRMKKDAPSGTALKLAEVLVDALGRSKDDLTFAREGQTGARPPGEIGVQALRGGDVVGEHTVYFFGEGERIELTHRATNRDQFATGALRAARWVAGRAPGLYDMADVLGLQGKT; translated from the coding sequence ATGACCCGCACCGTCATCACCGGCATCTCCGGCCGCATGGGCAGCACGCTGGTCCGCCTGGCGAAGGCCGCCAGCGACCTGCCGGTGGTGGGCGCCACGGTGCGCCCGGGCAGCCCCCTCGCGGGGCAGGACGCGGGGCTCGTGGCCAGGCTGGGTTCACCGCTGGACGTGGTGGCGCACGACGACCTGGGCCGCGCGCTGGACGGCGCGAAGGCGGACGTCGTCGTGGACTTCACCGGCCCGGAGGCCACGCTGCACCACGCGAAGGTCTGCGCCGAGCGCGGCGTGGCGCTGGTGGTGGGCACCACGGGCTTCACGCCGGAAGGCCGTGCACAGCTCCAGGAGCACGCGAAGGTGATTCCCATCGTCGCGGCGCCCAACATGTCCGTGGGCGTGAACCTGGTCATCCGCATGGCCGCGGAGCTGGCGCGCGTGCTGGGCCCTTCGTTCGACGTGGAGGTGCTGGAGGCGCACCACCGCATGAAGAAGGACGCGCCCAGCGGCACCGCGCTCAAGCTGGCGGAGGTGCTGGTGGACGCGCTGGGCCGCTCGAAGGACGACCTCACCTTCGCTCGCGAGGGGCAGACGGGCGCCCGCCCGCCGGGTGAGATTGGCGTGCAGGCGCTGCGCGGCGGAGACGTCGTGGGCGAGCACACGGTCTACTTTTTCGGCGAGGGCGAGCGCATCGAGCTCACCCACCGCGCGACGAACCGTGATCAGTTCGCCACAGGGGCGCTGAGGGCCGCGCGCTGGGTGGCGGGCCGCGCGCCGGGACTCTATGACATGGCCGACGTGCTCGGCCTCCAGGGGAAGACATGA
- the dapA gene encoding 4-hydroxy-tetrahydrodipicolinate synthase codes for MKTFEGSMTALATPFREGVLDEGAFRALVRYQLDGGTNVLLPMGTTGEAVTMDADERARAIAVVVDEVKGRVPVVAGAGSNSTRETIESVRRAREVGADGALIVTPYYNKPTQAGLVEHYRAIAKAHPGFPLIAYNVPGRTGVDLLPETVLQLCDIPEVVALKEATGNLIRAVDLVEKCGDRMTLLSGDDFTVLPFIACGGKGVISVSSNVAPRMMADLVAAARSNDIAKARGLQVRMNALHRLLFVESNPIPVKWALHLMGMFGPEIRLPLVPMGEANAAKLKAELSGLGLLKA; via the coding sequence ATGAAGACCTTCGAAGGCTCCATGACGGCGCTGGCCACTCCGTTCCGTGAAGGGGTGCTGGACGAAGGGGCCTTCCGGGCCCTGGTGCGCTACCAGTTGGACGGCGGCACGAACGTGCTGCTGCCCATGGGCACCACCGGCGAAGCCGTCACCATGGACGCCGACGAGCGCGCGCGCGCCATCGCCGTGGTGGTGGACGAGGTGAAGGGCCGCGTGCCGGTGGTGGCGGGCGCGGGCAGCAACAGCACGCGCGAGACGATTGAGTCCGTGCGCCGCGCGCGCGAGGTGGGCGCCGACGGAGCGCTCATCGTCACGCCCTATTACAACAAGCCCACGCAGGCGGGCTTGGTGGAGCACTACCGCGCCATCGCGAAGGCGCATCCGGGCTTCCCGCTCATCGCCTACAACGTGCCGGGCCGCACGGGCGTGGACCTGCTGCCGGAGACGGTGCTCCAGCTGTGCGACATTCCGGAGGTCGTGGCGCTGAAGGAGGCCACGGGCAACCTCATCCGCGCGGTGGACCTGGTGGAGAAGTGCGGCGACCGGATGACGCTCTTGTCCGGCGACGACTTCACGGTGCTGCCCTTCATCGCGTGCGGCGGCAAGGGCGTCATCTCCGTGTCCTCCAACGTCGCGCCCCGCATGATGGCGGACCTGGTAGCGGCGGCGCGGAGCAACGACATCGCGAAGGCGCGCGGGCTCCAGGTGCGGATGAACGCGCTGCACCGGCTGCTCTTCGTGGAGTCCAACCCCATCCCGGTGAAGTGGGCGCTGCACCTGATGGGCATGTTCGGCCCGGAAATCCGCCTGCCGCTCGTGCCCATGGGCGAGGCGAACGCCGCGAAGCTCAAGGCCGAGCTGTCCGGGCTGGGCTTGCTGAAGGCCTGA
- the lysA gene encoding diaminopimelate decarboxylase codes for MSVFHHHKGVLHAEQVPLPAIADAVGTPTYVYSTAALTERFQAVTEAFQGQKHLICYSVKANSNLAILGLFAKLGSGFDIVSGGELARVKQAGGEPGRTVFAGVGKTPDEMAQALSQGLLLFNVESAEELEALDAVGRRLGKRAPFALRVNPDVDARTHRYISTGLKTSKFGVPFEEAVALYAKAKKLKGLQALGLDCHIGSQLTRTAPMKAALTKVADLYVTLKARGHALEYLDVGGGLGITYSDETPPSPQEYARTVLNATEGTGATLLLEPGRALVGNAGVLLTRVLYRKPTEARTFVVVDAGMNDLMRPALYEAHHDLRPVVKRRGRDVEVDVVGPVCESTDVLARARPLVLPRQDDLYAFMSAGAYGMSMASTYNSRPRPAEVLVDGAAWRVVRERERVEDLWRGERA; via the coding sequence GTGAGCGTCTTCCACCACCACAAGGGCGTGCTGCACGCTGAGCAGGTGCCGCTGCCCGCCATCGCGGACGCGGTAGGCACCCCCACGTACGTCTACTCCACCGCCGCGCTCACGGAGCGCTTCCAGGCGGTGACGGAGGCGTTCCAGGGCCAGAAGCACCTCATCTGCTACTCGGTGAAGGCCAACTCCAACCTGGCCATCCTGGGGCTCTTCGCGAAGCTGGGCAGCGGCTTCGACATCGTGTCCGGCGGCGAGCTGGCGCGCGTGAAGCAGGCCGGCGGCGAACCGGGCAGGACGGTGTTCGCGGGCGTGGGCAAGACGCCGGACGAGATGGCCCAGGCGCTGTCCCAGGGCCTGTTGCTCTTCAACGTGGAGAGCGCGGAGGAGCTGGAGGCGCTGGATGCCGTGGGGCGCAGGCTGGGCAAGCGCGCGCCGTTCGCCCTGCGCGTGAACCCGGACGTGGACGCGAGGACGCACCGCTACATCTCCACCGGCCTGAAGACGTCCAAGTTCGGCGTGCCCTTCGAGGAGGCGGTCGCCCTCTACGCGAAGGCGAAGAAGCTGAAGGGGCTCCAGGCGCTGGGGCTGGACTGCCACATCGGCTCGCAGCTCACTCGCACCGCCCCCATGAAGGCCGCCCTCACCAAGGTGGCGGACCTCTACGTCACGCTCAAGGCCCGGGGCCACGCGCTGGAGTACCTGGACGTGGGCGGCGGGCTGGGCATCACCTATTCGGACGAGACGCCGCCCAGCCCCCAGGAGTACGCGCGCACGGTGCTCAACGCGACGGAAGGCACCGGGGCCACGCTGCTGCTGGAGCCCGGCCGGGCGCTCGTGGGCAACGCGGGCGTGCTGCTCACGCGCGTGCTGTACCGCAAGCCCACCGAAGCGCGCACCTTCGTGGTGGTGGACGCGGGCATGAACGACCTGATGCGCCCGGCCCTCTACGAGGCGCACCACGACCTGCGGCCGGTGGTGAAGCGCCGCGGCCGGGACGTGGAGGTGGACGTCGTGGGGCCGGTGTGTGAGTCCACGGACGTGCTCGCGAGAGCGCGCCCCCTGGTGCTGCCCCGCCAGGACGACCTGTACGCCTTCATGAGCGCCGGGGCTTACGGGATGAGCATGGCTTCCACCTACAACTCGCGGCCCCGGCCGGCGGAGGTGCTGGTGGACGGAGCGGCCTGGCGTGTCGTGCGGGAGCGCGAGCGCGTCGAGGACCTCTGGCGCGGCGAGCGGGCCTGA